The following nucleotide sequence is from Salinigranum halophilum.
TACATCGACTTCGCGTACCACGCCATCGTCCACCAGGACCACCACGTCGCAGAGATCGAAGGCCTCGCCGAGGAGGGTATCCGCTCGTTCAAGGTCTTCTTCAACTGGTACAAACACGCCTCGCCGGAGTTAGGCATCGACCACTCCGACGCCGGTCGAACCTACAGAGTCCTCGACAAGGTGTCGGAGATGCCCAACGGCATCGTGATGTTCCACGCGGAGAACGAGGACCTGGCGTACGAACTCCGCCAGGACCTGATGGAGGAGGGACGGAACGACCTCGAAGCCTGGACCGAGGCCTCGCCCAACGTGGCGGAGGCGATGCAGATCGAGCAGATCGCCATGCTCACCGAGTACACCGACTCGCGGTCGTACATCGTCCACATGAGCACGGGCGAGGGCGTCGACATCTGCGAGCGCTACCAGGACAAGGGCGTGAACATCCACGCCGAGACCCTACCCGCCTTCTTATCGCACACGAAACACGACACCGAACTCGGCACGTGGGGGAAGATTTCGCCGCCGCTCCGAGGCGACGCGAGCGTCAAGCGACTCTGGGAGGGCATCCGCACCGGGGTCGTCGACTACGTCGGCACGGACCACTGCCCGCACAAGATCGAATTCAAGGAGAAGGGTGAGGGTAAACACGGCGACATGTGGGAGGCCATCCCCGGCGACAACAACGGCATCGAGTACCTCCTGCCCGTGATGATGTCCGAGGGCGTGAACAAGAACCGTATCTCGATGGAGCGTTGCGTCGAGGTCTGTTCGACGAACAACGCCAAGCGCTGGGGGCTCTACCCACGGAAGGGTGCCATCGCCGAGGGCTCCGACGCCGACATGGTCATCGTCGACCTCGAGAAGTCGGCTGTCGTCGACGACGACTTCTACCACACGATGGAACCGGGCTACTCGACGTTCCACGGGATGGAACTGACGGGCCTCCCGACCCACACCATCGTCGGCGGTGAGGTCGTCGTCGAAGAGGGCGAACTCCTCGCCGACAAGGGTGGCCGCGACTACCTGCCCCGGTACGACGAGGGCGTCCCGAGTAACTGAGCGCGTCTGCGACACCCGCCGAAGTTCATTTATTTCTGTATAGAAACGGCCCAGCCGTCGATTTCACACCGACGCATCGCGGAATCGGCGAATCGCCGAGAAACCGGCCGAAACACCGTTTTGCGGCCTGTGACGTCGCCTCTTAGGTCGTCAGTGCGCCGGTGTCTGTGCTCACAGTGATACTCCTCGCTCTGGCGCAAATCAGTTGACGTGAGCGTCAAGCAGGCGAGATGCGAGCGTCTGCGACACACGACGCGGTCTCCGCTCGACGGCCTCGTTCTCCGAAAGCGTTAGAGAAGTTCTTGTACTACTCGGTCGTCGCGGCCTACTCCACCCACAGCGACGCGAACGAGTCGAAGAAGTCCTCGCCGGTGTTCACGAGCGCGTGTGTCGCCCGGAGGTCGCTCGCGCGCTCGGCCACCTCCCCGGTGAACTGGTCGAGACGCGACCGGTACTGCTGG
It contains:
- a CDS encoding dihydroorotase, encoding MTAEAADLRVTNARVVTPSGTIDGGVAAKDGKIVAVGTEANLPDADEEIDAEGNYLVPGFIDPHVHWGLSRYEFDYHEGLAHDFETETRGAVHGGVTSVVNFLLQPDPYLPDMDFFRSVGEENSYIDFAYHAIVHQDHHVAEIEGLAEEGIRSFKVFFNWYKHASPELGIDHSDAGRTYRVLDKVSEMPNGIVMFHAENEDLAYELRQDLMEEGRNDLEAWTEASPNVAEAMQIEQIAMLTEYTDSRSYIVHMSTGEGVDICERYQDKGVNIHAETLPAFLSHTKHDTELGTWGKISPPLRGDASVKRLWEGIRTGVVDYVGTDHCPHKIEFKEKGEGKHGDMWEAIPGDNNGIEYLLPVMMSEGVNKNRISMERCVEVCSTNNAKRWGLYPRKGAIAEGSDADMVIVDLEKSAVVDDDFYHTMEPGYSTFHGMELTGLPTHTIVGGEVVVEEGELLADKGGRDYLPRYDEGVPSN